One window from the genome of Nicotiana tomentosiformis chromosome 5, ASM39032v3, whole genome shotgun sequence encodes:
- the LOC104085223 gene encoding large ribosomal subunit protein eL33y-like, protein MVKGRQGERVRLYVRGTVLGYKRSKSNQYPSTSLIQIEGVNTKEEVDWYLGKRMAYIYKAKTKKNNSHYRCIWGKVCRPHGNSGVVRAKFKSNLPPKSMGAKVRVFMYPSNI, encoded by the exons ATGGTGAAGGGACGCCAAGGAGAGCGTGTAAG ACTCTATGTTAGAGGAACCGTTCTTGGTTACAAAAG GTCGAAGTCGAATCAGTATCCAAGCACGTCATTGATTCAGATCGAGGGAGTAAACACTAAGGAGGAAGTTGATTGGTATTTAGGAAAGCGTATGGCTTATATTTACAAGGCCAAAACAAAGAAGAATAATTCACATTATCGTTGTATTTGGGGTAAAGTTTGTAGGCCACATGGTAACAGTGGTGTTGTTAGAGCTAAATTCAAGTCCAATCTGCCACCTAAATCCATG GGAGCTAAGGTTAGAGTTTTCATGTACCCAAGCAACATATAA
- the LOC104085224 gene encoding proline transporter 2-like isoform X1, producing MSKTSLNQPLLPKIHTDGKLAVDIPNTAHQVSNDSWFQVGIVLGTGVNSAFALGYAGIIMVPLGWVGGVVGLILSSAISLYASTLIVKLHEYRGKRHIRYRDLAGFIYGRTAYSLVWALQYANLFLINSGFVILGGQALKAFYILFRDDHQMKLPYFIALAGFACVFFAIAIPHLSALRVWLGFSTFFSLVYVCIAFVLSLKDGLEAPPRDYNIPGTKVSRIWTTIGAAANLVFAYNTGMLPEIQATVREPVVKNMIKALNFQFTLGIVPMHAVTYIGYWAYGSNASSYLLNNVSGPVWLKGIANIAAFLQAIIALHIFASPTYEFLDTRYGTKGSALAIKNLGFRIIVRGGYIAITTFLSALLPFLGDFMSLTGAISVFPLTFILPNHMYLVARRKKLSLLQKSWHWLNICFFSCIAVAAFVAALKLITVDSKTYHVFADL from the exons ATGTCAAAGACTTCATTGAACCAACCCCTTCTCCCAAAAATTCACACTGATGGCAAATTGGCCGTTGATATTCCTAATACTGCCCACCAAGTTAGTAATG ATTCATGGTTTCAGGTGGGAATTGTTTTGGGCACTGGTGTCAACAGTGCTTTTGCTCTCGGGTATGCTGGAATAATCATGGTTCCTTTAGGTTGGGTTGGTGGTGTGGTTGGTCTAATTTTATCATCAGCTATATCGCTATATGCAAGTACGCTTATCGTTAAGCTCCACGAATACCGGGGAAAGAGGCATATCAGATATAGAGATCTTGCAGGATTCATATACG GACGGACAGCCTATTCGCTTGTTTGGGCATTACAGTATGCAAATCTTTTCTTGATAAATAGCGGATTTGTCATTTTGGGCGGACAGGCCTTAAAG GCTTTCTATATTCTCTTTAGGGATGATCATCAGATGAAACTGCCATACTTCATTGCGCTAGCTGGATTCGCCTGTGTCTTTTTTGCAATTGCTATACCCCATTTGTCAGCTTTAAGGGTTTGGCTGGGGTTTTCAACATTCTTCAGTCTAGTGTATGTTTGTATAGCGTTTGTGTTGTCTCTTAAAGACG GTCTTGAGGCACCTCCTCGCGACTACAATATTCCAGGAACCAAAGTTAGTAGGATTTGGACAACAATTGGTGCTGCTGCAAACCTTGTTTTCGCATATAACACAGGAATGCTTCCAGAGATACAG GCTACTGTGAGAGAACCAGTTGTCAAGAACATGATTAAAGCCCTCAACTTTCAGTTCACTTTAGGCATTGTTCCAATGCATGCTGTTACTTATATTGGATATTGGGCTTATGGATCCAATGCATCTTCCTATTTGCTGAACAATGTCAGTGGTCCAGTTTGGTTGAAGGGAATCGCTAACATTGCTGCTTTCTTGCAAGCTATCATCGCGTTGCAT ATATTTGCGAGTCCGACGTACGAGTTCTTGGACACAAGATATGGAACTAAAGGGAGTGCATTGGCTATTAAAAACTTGGGATTCAGAATTATTGTTAGAGGTGGTTATATAGCCATTACAACTTTCCTCTCTGCTCTATTGCCTTTTCTGGGAGATTTCATGAGTCTTACTGGGGCTATTAGTGTATTTCCACTCacatttattcttccaaatcatatGTACCTTGTTGCTAGGAGAAAGAAATTGTCATTATTACAGAAGAGTTGGCATTGGCTTAATATTTGTTTCTTTAGTTGTATAGCAGTTGCTGCATTTGTAGCTGCTTTGAAGCTCATTACAGTTGACTCTAAAACTTACCATGTCTTTGCtgatttataa
- the LOC104085224 gene encoding proline transporter 2-like isoform X2, protein MVPLGWVGGVVGLILSSAISLYASTLIVKLHEYRGKRHIRYRDLAGFIYGRTAYSLVWALQYANLFLINSGFVILGGQALKAFYILFRDDHQMKLPYFIALAGFACVFFAIAIPHLSALRVWLGFSTFFSLVYVCIAFVLSLKDGLEAPPRDYNIPGTKVSRIWTTIGAAANLVFAYNTGMLPEIQATVREPVVKNMIKALNFQFTLGIVPMHAVTYIGYWAYGSNASSYLLNNVSGPVWLKGIANIAAFLQAIIALHIFASPTYEFLDTRYGTKGSALAIKNLGFRIIVRGGYIAITTFLSALLPFLGDFMSLTGAISVFPLTFILPNHMYLVARRKKLSLLQKSWHWLNICFFSCIAVAAFVAALKLITVDSKTYHVFADL, encoded by the exons ATGGTTCCTTTAGGTTGGGTTGGTGGTGTGGTTGGTCTAATTTTATCATCAGCTATATCGCTATATGCAAGTACGCTTATCGTTAAGCTCCACGAATACCGGGGAAAGAGGCATATCAGATATAGAGATCTTGCAGGATTCATATACG GACGGACAGCCTATTCGCTTGTTTGGGCATTACAGTATGCAAATCTTTTCTTGATAAATAGCGGATTTGTCATTTTGGGCGGACAGGCCTTAAAG GCTTTCTATATTCTCTTTAGGGATGATCATCAGATGAAACTGCCATACTTCATTGCGCTAGCTGGATTCGCCTGTGTCTTTTTTGCAATTGCTATACCCCATTTGTCAGCTTTAAGGGTTTGGCTGGGGTTTTCAACATTCTTCAGTCTAGTGTATGTTTGTATAGCGTTTGTGTTGTCTCTTAAAGACG GTCTTGAGGCACCTCCTCGCGACTACAATATTCCAGGAACCAAAGTTAGTAGGATTTGGACAACAATTGGTGCTGCTGCAAACCTTGTTTTCGCATATAACACAGGAATGCTTCCAGAGATACAG GCTACTGTGAGAGAACCAGTTGTCAAGAACATGATTAAAGCCCTCAACTTTCAGTTCACTTTAGGCATTGTTCCAATGCATGCTGTTACTTATATTGGATATTGGGCTTATGGATCCAATGCATCTTCCTATTTGCTGAACAATGTCAGTGGTCCAGTTTGGTTGAAGGGAATCGCTAACATTGCTGCTTTCTTGCAAGCTATCATCGCGTTGCAT ATATTTGCGAGTCCGACGTACGAGTTCTTGGACACAAGATATGGAACTAAAGGGAGTGCATTGGCTATTAAAAACTTGGGATTCAGAATTATTGTTAGAGGTGGTTATATAGCCATTACAACTTTCCTCTCTGCTCTATTGCCTTTTCTGGGAGATTTCATGAGTCTTACTGGGGCTATTAGTGTATTTCCACTCacatttattcttccaaatcatatGTACCTTGTTGCTAGGAGAAAGAAATTGTCATTATTACAGAAGAGTTGGCATTGGCTTAATATTTGTTTCTTTAGTTGTATAGCAGTTGCTGCATTTGTAGCTGCTTTGAAGCTCATTACAGTTGACTCTAAAACTTACCATGTCTTTGCtgatttataa